The nucleotide window AGAAGTTATCATTCTATTATGATATTTTCTATGCCATACCTTGTAAAGTATTTTTTGGCCGTGCTACGCCGAGGGATTGCAAGGATTGCCCCTGCAGGACGCCGGCTTGCCGACCGGCTTCCTGCCTGACCAGGCTCGCGGCCCACGGGAGCAACCGCTGGTACCTGCCCCGGCGTCATCCACGATGTGTCGCCGGTGTACCTGGCGCGCCACATGACCTGTTGCCGCAGGAGAATGCATGCACGGGTTTCGGCAACCCGGCTATACAATTCGATTGGCTCATCGATCGCAGGCGCGGCGATCGGCAACACCCGCCCGCCCCCTGGAAGCTTGCGGAATCGTTGTCGCGTGCCGACAATCGGCACCTTCGCAGCGCGCGAGCACCCGGATGCCGGCCGATCGCGCTATACAGACTGTTGACTATAAGATTATAATAACGACAATAGCCGTGGCGGCGTTTCCCGCCGACACCACGGCACGCCGATTGTCGCTACGCGGAAGCGGCCCGGTGACAATGGCGATTCCGCCAGGGTTCCAGCGCGATTTTGCTCGTGAATTTGCTCGTGAATTTGCTCGTGAATTTGCTCGTGAATTTGCTCGTGATCTGCTCGTTGGCGCAGCCGCCAGCGCACCGGAATGCGAAAGCGAACGGCTGAAGAAAGCGAACGGCTGAAAGCTGTGCTGGCAGTCGTCAGCCTCTCCAATACTGGTGTTCGAGCGTTCCAGGCGTGATTTTTCAAAAACCATGGGCCAGCGGCTCGCACGGACCGGCGGCCGCGCGTAATCCCAAGCAAGAGTGAGTAATGAATATGGCAAAACCGGAACCTGGTGCGGATGGCGCTGGACATGTGGCTCCGCCGGCAAAGGACAAGGGCTTCTGGGCGCTGAACTGGCTTCGCTTCCTGCTGGCGATGTACCTGGTCCTGTTCCATACCTTGCGGTTCAACTATGCGCCGGTGGCCGACAACTGGCTGGCGGCCAGCCTGGGCCTGGGCAATATGGCCACCAGCGTATTCTTCGTCCTGTCCGGCTTCCTGCTGACGCATGCCTACGTGGTCAAGAAAAACGGCCGTGACATCAACAAGCGCAACTTCCTCATTGCGCGGTTTTCCACGCTTTATCCCTTGCACCTCGCCTGCCTGGTGCTTGCCATCGTCGCCGTGGGAGGCAAGCTCTTTGCATATGGCGGCATTCCGGTCTATGTCGACAACTCCGCCACGGCGACGAGGTTCCTGGAACAGTGGGAAGTGGGCGTGGCACTGCTCATGAGCATTACCCTGACGAATGCCTGGAATCCCCTTTACCTGGTGTTCAACGGGCCATCGTGGTCCCTGTCGGCCCTGGGCTTCTATTACCTGCTGTTCCCGGCCGTCGCGCTGCGCATTTATCGGATGAAGTCGCTCAAGACGGCGCTGGTGGTGCTGGCGGTACTGTTCCTGCTGCCTGGCCTGTTTGCCGACCTGATGCATCGCTCGGACGCGCTGACAACCGGCGTGCTGCACAGGAATCCCATCGTCCGGCTGCCATTGTTCATTGCCGGCATCGTCCTGTGCGTGATGTTCACGCGCAAGACGCCGGGATCTTCCCCCGCGCAAACGTTCATGCTGGGTTCGCTCGTCGTGGCGACCACCGTGCTCGCCACGGTCTTGCGCTACCACGACAGCCGCCTGCACATCATCGAGAACGGGCTGTACTTGCCGGCCAGCGTTGCGATCATCTGGCTGTGCGCGGACATGAAGCCCACCCTGCACGACAAGGTGCGCTACTGGGGTGACCGCCTGGGTGCCGTGTCGCTGCCCGTATTCCTGCTGCACCTGCCGCTGTTCTCCGTCTTCCGCAAGATCGAGCAGGTCATCCTGGTATGGCCATCGTCGAACGGCAGCCTGAGTACGGCGCTTGCCACGGCAAGCCACGTCAAGCAGTCCCTGTTCTTCTATCCGGTCTATCTGATCCTGCTGGTGACGGCTTGCGTCCTGGTCCAGGAACACTTCGTGACGCGCGTGCAGAAGGCGATCCGCAACCGCTTCTCCGACCGGAGCGACGCGAAGGCGCAGGCAGCAACCGCAACGCGCGAACCGACTACCGGCACTTACTGACCTCTCGCCAGCGCAAGGCCGGCGCTGTTACTCGGCGCCGGCGCCCTTCGCCCGGCAACCCGGCGTATCGCCGCTTCCGACGTTGCTGCTACGTGCCCGGCAAACATTCGCCGCTTCCTCTCCCGCCAGTCGGTGACGACGCTGGAGCCTTTCCCATGTGGCGGATACCGTTCAGTCCGACACAATCGCCTGCCCGGCGGCGCTGCCAACCCTGCCTGTCCAGCGCCCAAAAAAAACCAGCCGCGCTCCGGGGAGCGCGGCTGGCGGTTGATGCGCGCAGGTCAGGCGCGGCGGCGGGCGGCGCCGGCGACCAGCATGGCGCCGATGCCCAGCATCAGCCACGATGACGGTTCCGGCACCGGCGAGATCGCGGCGGCGTCCGAGTAGCTGGCCGAAGCGAACGACCCGCTGCCGCCCACCGTGGTGGCGGGAGCCCACGTGATGTCGGCCAGCCTGCCATCGGCGGCGGACGAACTGCCCAGGGCCGTGGTGACGCCGGCATCGTAGGCCCAGATCGCGAAGGTGGAACCGTAGGCACCGCCCGACAGGTCGACGTTATCGCCGCTGAACGTGACGTTGAAGCTCAGCACTTGACCGTAGTCGACGGCCCGGAACAGGCTGTTGAGGCTGTCGCCATTGCCGATCACGTAGCCGGTGGCCTGCGAACCCGTCACCTGGCCGATGGTTTCCACCACCGCGCCTTCGTCGAAGCCCTGGAAGCCGCTCAGCGTGACGGTGGTGGCCGGCGATATGCCCGGGTTGGCCGGGTTGTACTGGAAGTCGAGCCAGCCGGTATCGCCGAACATCGAGGTATCGATGCTGACGGCCAGCGTGGTGTCGGCCAGCGCGGCGCTGCTGCCGAAGGCCAGCGCCAGCGCGGCAATGGCGGTACGCAGTGTGAGTTTGTTCGCGTGCATGTTCTTTTCCTTGACTTAGAAGTTACCGCTGAAGATTCGTGCCGTGTACGTGGCGTTGACCTTGGCCGGGTTGCGCAGCGTCAGCGGCACCGTGACGGAGGCGCCCGGTGCCAGGCCGCCGGCGATACGGATGTAGGGCGCGCCATCATGCGTGCCGGTCGCGTTGACGACCGTGACACCGGCGGGCAAGCCGTCGAACCGCAGTGACAGCGGACCGGCCAGCGCCGCATCGGACCGGTTCACCAGCGTGACCGAACCGGTGAACAGTTGCGTGACGCGGTTGAAGCCCAGGCCCGTGGCGTTGACTTGCACGCTGGCCGTGACATCGCTGTATGCCGGTGCCAACGCCAGGCTGATGACGACCGGATCGTGGTCGGAAGCGCGGTAAGGCTGGGCATCGTACAGATCCTGCGGCTTGCCATTGGTGTTGTAGTCGATGACTTCCGGCTCGTCCGCGTTGGCGTGCCACTCGGCCGCGCCGACCACCTGCGGGCTGAGCGAAGCGCTGGCCAGCGCATGGTCGAGGTAGCCGGCCTGGTGGCCGAACACGTACGAGTACGGCAGGCCGACGGGGCGCACGAAGCGTTCCAGCTGGTTGACGTAACCCCGTGCGATGATCGCGGCGATCGGGTCTTCCATGCCGTACGAATTCATGTCGCCGATCAGCAGCACGTCGGGGTCGCCGGCGGCGGCCTGCACTTGCGGCACGAACGCATCGACCAGGCGCTGCGCCTGCGCGACGCGGGTGGCGTTCCAGCAGCTCTGGCCATCGCCGTTGTCGGCTTCCGCCCCCGGGCCGGACGGGCAGCTGCCCTTCGACTTCAGGTGGTTGACGACCACCGAGAACTTCTCGCCATTGGCGGCGCGGAACGCCTGCGCCATCGGCGGGCGGTTGTTGACGCTGTTCGCGTCGGACAGCGAGCCGCCCACCAGCGTGACAGCGGCCGGCTTGTAGATCATCGCCACGCGGATCGCGTCGGTGCCCGTGGCGGCCGGTTTCGGCACCACCGCGTAGACCGGCGAACCGTAGGCCGCGTTCAGGCTGTCCACCAGCAGGCCGACGGCGGTGTCGCCATTGTTCTGGATTTCCATCAGGCCGACCACGTCGGCATCGATGCTCTTCAGCTGGTTGACGATCTTGTCGCGCTGGCGCACGTACTCGGCCAGGTTATCGGCGCCACGGCAATTGCCCTGGCTGGTGGTCGAGCCCACCGTGCAGCCCTGGTTCGTCTGGCCCGTAGCGGTGGTGCCGTCGGTGAACGTCGTAAAGAAATTCAGCACGTTCGCGCTGGCCACCTTCACGTTCCCGGCCGGCAGCGCCGGTGCCGCCTCGCGCGGATTGTCCCGCGTGATGGCCGGCGGCACGGTCGGCTGCAGCTTGAAGCCGGCACCGCCCGCACCCAGCGCGCCGTAATCGACGACGCCGGTCAGGTCATGCACCAGGTCGCCGGCGCGCACGGTGCGGCCTTCGCCGATGTACGGCACGGTTGCCGGCGTCGTGAAGATGCCGTCGTCCAGCACGATCAGGTTGGCGGCATTGGCCGCGGCCAGCGCCGCGGCCTCGGCGCTGCGCGGCGCGTGGCGATTGGTCGGGATTTCCAGGCGGCCGGACGACAGCGACAGTTCGCCGCGCGTGCCCAGGTAGTCGGTCTGCGAGATCGTCAGCGGGTCCGTGAAGCGCACCAGCATGCCCTCGACCTGGTCGAGGCGCGCGTTCGGCAGTGCGATATTGGTCGGCGCCACGCTGTGGCCGGACGACA belongs to Pseudoduganella albidiflava and includes:
- a CDS encoding ExeM/NucH family extracellular endonuclease gives rise to the protein MTPHAPTPCRKTALATALAAALATSLAAPAFAASDIVISQVYGGGGNSGATLKSDFIELFNRSDAAVTLTNWSVQYASTAGSSWQVTRLPTVTLEPGKYYLVQQASGNGGSVALDPDTTGTIPMSGSGGKVALVSSTAALAGAAPTGGALVDLVGWGSAGHFEGTAPAGGTGNATAVLRNEAGCIDTDDNRADFAVAEPVPRNAAEPAHSCTVPAVKPIVLRCPSSLAIAQGYAGGTLLAASDADSIVNAASITSAAVPGIGLAFTSASAEGGSASGRIEVAADAPLGDFPVTVRFANDDAQEASCTVGISVRPLAPVTHTIPQIQGSGATSQYANTEQTTEGIVTAKVAGGFFLQDGNGDGDPATSDGLYVYNAAAADGVAVGQRVRVTGKITEYTPGGANRSYTEMTDVTFAPVLSSGHSVAPTNIALPNARLDQVEGMLVRFTDPLTISQTDYLGTRGELSLSSGRLEIPTNRHAPRSAEAAALAAANAANLIVLDDGIFTTPATVPYIGEGRTVRAGDLVHDLTGVVDYGALGAGGAGFKLQPTVPPAITRDNPREAAPALPAGNVKVASANVLNFFTTFTDGTTATGQTNQGCTVGSTTSQGNCRGADNLAEYVRQRDKIVNQLKSIDADVVGLMEIQNNGDTAVGLLVDSLNAAYGSPVYAVVPKPAATGTDAIRVAMIYKPAAVTLVGGSLSDANSVNNRPPMAQAFRAANGEKFSVVVNHLKSKGSCPSGPGAEADNGDGQSCWNATRVAQAQRLVDAFVPQVQAAAGDPDVLLIGDMNSYGMEDPIAAIIARGYVNQLERFVRPVGLPYSYVFGHQAGYLDHALASASLSPQVVGAAEWHANADEPEVIDYNTNGKPQDLYDAQPYRASDHDPVVISLALAPAYSDVTASVQVNATGLGFNRVTQLFTGSVTLVNRSDAALAGPLSLRFDGLPAGVTVVNATGTHDGAPYIRIAGGLAPGASVTVPLTLRNPAKVNATYTARIFSGNF
- a CDS encoding NF038129 family PEP-CTERM protein, translating into MHANKLTLRTAIAALALAFGSSAALADTTLAVSIDTSMFGDTGWLDFQYNPANPGISPATTVTLSGFQGFDEGAVVETIGQVTGSQATGYVIGNGDSLNSLFRAVDYGQVLSFNVTFSGDNVDLSGGAYGSTFAIWAYDAGVTTALGSSSAADGRLADITWAPATTVGGSGSFASASYSDAAAISPVPEPSSWLMLGIGAMLVAGAARRRA
- a CDS encoding acyltransferase family protein, which translates into the protein MAPPAKDKGFWALNWLRFLLAMYLVLFHTLRFNYAPVADNWLAASLGLGNMATSVFFVLSGFLLTHAYVVKKNGRDINKRNFLIARFSTLYPLHLACLVLAIVAVGGKLFAYGGIPVYVDNSATATRFLEQWEVGVALLMSITLTNAWNPLYLVFNGPSWSLSALGFYYLLFPAVALRIYRMKSLKTALVVLAVLFLLPGLFADLMHRSDALTTGVLHRNPIVRLPLFIAGIVLCVMFTRKTPGSSPAQTFMLGSLVVATTVLATVLRYHDSRLHIIENGLYLPASVAIIWLCADMKPTLHDKVRYWGDRLGAVSLPVFLLHLPLFSVFRKIEQVILVWPSSNGSLSTALATASHVKQSLFFYPVYLILLVTACVLVQEHFVTRVQKAIRNRFSDRSDAKAQAATATREPTTGTY